From the genome of Thauera chlorobenzoica:
CTCGACGGCCGCGAGCGCCTCGTCGATGCGCTCGACGTCGCCGCCGGCAAGATCGTGCCGGGCCGGCGCGTGGTGGTGGTGGGGGCGGGCAAGATCGGGCTCACGCTGGCCGAATCGCTGTGCAAGCAGGGCCACGAGGTGGTGATCGTCGAAGAGGAAAAACGCATCGCCGGCGACGTCATGCCGTCGTTCAAGTGGCGCCATTCGGCGTGGATCGAGGAACTCGAGATCCGCACCCTGACCTCTTCCCAGCTCGCCCGCGTGAGCGCGGAGGGGGCGACGATCCGCAACGCCCAGGGCGAGGAGATCTTCGTCGCCGCCGACAGCGTGATCGTATCCGGGCCGCGCCAGGCCAACCACGACCTGTTCCACGAGTTCCAGTGGATGATCGACGAGCTGCACGGTGCCGGCGACGCGGTGATCGCCCGCGGGCTCGATGCGGCGATCCACGAGGGCTACCGCCTCGGCGTGCGGATCTAGATACTGCAGGGGGGCGTGCGCGCTGCGCACGTTCCGTACACAGACACCACAACCACGAGGAGTGCATATGCAGGTACTGCAACCGCCGGGATGGAAACGTCCCAAGGGCTATTCGAACGGAATCATCGCCAGCGGGCGCACGGTGTTCGTCGCCGGCCAGGTCGGCTGGGACGAGCAGGAAGTGTTCCGCACCGATGACCTGGTCGGCCAGATCCGCCAGGCGCTGACCAACATCGTCGCCATCCTTGCCGCCGGCGGCGCCCGCCCCGAGCACATCGTGCGGATGAACTGGTTCCTCGCCGACGCCGCGGAATACAACACCCGCCTGGCCGAGATCGGCGAAGTGTACCGCGAGCTGATCGGGCGCCACTTCCCGGTGATGATGGCGCTGCAGGTGGCCGGCTTCGTCGAGCACGGGGCGAAGGTCGAGATCGAAGTCACCGCGATGCTGCCCGAGTAAGGGCGGAGCGTGCGGCAAGGCGCCGCCGGCTTCGTCCGGCGGCGCGGGGAGGACAGGCGATGGATGTTGAGCTCGAAGCGGCGCCCGCCGCCACCAGCGGCGGGTTCGGGGCGCTGGCGCGCTGGCAGGCGATGCTGGACCGCCATGCCGAACTGTTCACCGACATGCTGCCCGGCTCGGCGGTCGGTTTCGTGGCGCGCGCCGGTTCCGGGATCCAGCCCGGCAAGCACGTCGCCGGTGTGGTCGAGCACTGCCGCGGCCTCGACATGATGAAGTGGTGCGCCAGCGGCCGCGGCATGGTCGCAAGCACGCTGCGCTTTCCGGGCTTCGAGGCGGCCGCGGTCGATCTGCTGTTCGTCGCCGACGAGGCCGCGCTCGCCGCGCTCGAAGCCAGCCTCGACGGCGATGCGCTGTCGACGATCAAGCGCCGGATCCGCCAGGGCGGCATCCTGTTCTTCGTCCTGCGCACGAAGTACGAGCTGCAGGACGCGGGCTACGAGGACTTTCTCGACACCCTCGGTCTGGCCTTTCTGGGCGCCTGCCGATGATCTTCCACAATCCCGCCGGCGCCCCCGAGCTGGCCTGCGACCAGTGCGGCTGCCGCTGGTTCGACCGCATCAGCGGTGCATGCTACGAGTGCGGCACGAGCGTGCCGGCCGCGGCGGTGGCCGAGTTCGAGCGTGCGCTCGAAGCGTTTGCGGCGACCCGGGCGGCCGTTCGGCAACACACGGCGCACGACTGATCCGGCGGCGCCGCTCCGGATTCATCACCCAGCACTCGGAGGAGACTCATCATGCATATCGTCTGCATCGGCGGCGGGCCGGCGGGCCTGTACTTCGCGATCCTGATGAAGAAGCTCAACCCGGCGCACCGGGTCCGCGTCATCGAGCGCAACAAGCCTTACGACACCTTCGGCTGGGGCGTGGTGTTCTCCGATGCGACCATGGACAACATGCGCGCATGGGACGGCGAGACCGCCGACGCGATCCAGCTCGCGTTCAACCACTGGGGCGACGTCGAGCTGCGCTTCAAGGACAAGGTGATCCGCAGCGGCGGCCACGGCTTCGTCGGCATCGGCCGCAAGCAGATGCTCAACATCCTGCAGGTGCGCTGCGAGGCGCTCGGCGTCGAGCTCGAGTTCGAGCGCGAAGTCGACACCGACGCCGAATTCCCCGATGCCGACCTGATCATCGCCGCCGACGGGATCAATTCGCGGATTCGCAGCAAGTACGCCGCAATCTTCCAGCCCGACATCGTCACCCGTCCGAACCGCTACATCTGGCTGGGCACGAACAAGCTGTTCGATGCGTTCACCTTCCTGTTCGAAAGGACCGAGCACGGCTGGTTCCAGGCCCACGTCTACAAGTTCGACGGGCAGACCACGACCTTCATCGTCGAATGTCCCGAAGCGGTGTGGAAGGCCCACGGCCTCGATGGCGCCGGCCAGGCGGAGTCGATCGCGTTCTGCGAGCGCCTGTTCGCGAAGCACCTCGACGGCCACCGCCTGATGAGCAACGCCCGCCACCTGCGCGGCTCGGCGTGGCTCAATTTCCAGCGCGTCAAGTGCGAGCGCTGGTACCACTTCAACGGTTCGAGCCATGTCGTCCTGATGGGCGATGCGGTGCATACGGCGCATTTCGCGATCGGCTCCGGCACCAAGCTCGCGCTCGAGGATGCGATCGAGCTCACCCGCCGCTTCCGCGACCACGGCGATGCGCCGGAGGGGATCGCGCAGGTCCTGGCGCAGTACCAGGATGCCCGCCGGATCGACGTCCTGCGCCTGCAGAACGCGGCCTGGAACGCGATGGAGTGGTTCGAAGTCTGCGGCGCGCGCTACTGCGAGCGCTTCGAGCCGGAGCAGCTGATGTACTCGATGCTGACCCGCTCGCAGCGGATTTCACACGAAAACCTGCGCCTGCGCGATGCCGCCTGGCTGGAAGGCTACGAGCGCTGGTTCACTGCCCGCAGCGAAGGGGCGGCGGGGCCGGAGGGCAAGGCGCCGCCGCCGATGTTCACCCCGTTCCGCCTGCGCACGCTGGCGCTGGCGAATCGCGTCGTGGTGTCGCCGATGGCGATGTATTCGGCTGAGGACGGCACCGTGGGCGACTTCCACCTGGTGCATTTCGGCGCGCGCGCGCTCGGCGGCGCGGGCCTGCTCTATACCGAGATGACCTGCGTGGCGCCCGACGCGCGCATCACCCCGGGCTGCGCCGGCCTGTACAAGGCGGAACATGTCGCGGCGTGGAAGCGCATCGTCGATTTCGTCCACGCCCAGTCGCCGGCGAAGATCGGCATCCAGCTCGGCCATGCCGGGCGCAAGGGGGCGACGAAGCGCGCCTGGGAGGGCATCGACGAGCCGCTCGAGGACGGCGGCTGGGCGCTGCTCTCGGCGTCGCCGCTGCCCTATCTGGCGCACTCGCAGACGCCGCGGGCGATGACCCGGGAGGACATGGAGCGGGTCGGCGCGGACTTCGTCCGCGCCGCGCGGATGGCCGATGCGGCCGGCTTCGACATCCTCGAACTGCACTGTGCGCACGGCTACCTGCTGTCGAGCTTCCTCTCCCCACTGACCAACCGGCGCGACGACGACTATGGCGGCAGCGTGGAAAACCGCGCGCGCTACCCGCTCGAAGTGTTCGCCGCGATCCGCGCGGTGTGGCCCGCCGGCAAGCCGATGGCGGTGCGCCTGTCGTGCCACGACTGGGCGCCCGGCGGCAACACCGCCGACGAGGCGGTCGCCATTGCGCGCTTGTTCAAGGCCGCCGGGGCGGATCTCATCGACTGCTCGTCGGGCCAGGTGGTGCCCGATGCGTCGCCCGTCTACGGCCGCATGTACCAGACGCCGTTCGCCGACCGCATCCGCAACGAGCTCGAGATGCCGACGATGGCGGTCGGTGCGATCTACGACGCCGACCATGTCAACAGCATCGTCGCCGCCGGCCGCGCCGACCTGTGCGCGATCGCGCGCCCGCACCTCGCCGACCCGGCGTGGACCCTGCACGCGGCGGCGCAGATCGGCCATGCCGGCATCGCCTGGCCGAAGCCCTACCAGTCCGCGCGCAGCCAGTACGAAACCAACCTGCGGCGCGAGCGCCCGCCGGGCTGAGGCTCAGTGGCGCGGGAAGGCCAGCCCCAGGTCTTCGACGAACTCGTCGAGCCCGGCGGCTTCGAGCGCATCCCGGGTTTTCAGGACGTAGGCGTGGAGCTCGCCGCGGCGCACGAGCCGCGGCAGCAGGGCGAGGCCTTCGCCGCGCAGGGCGTGCAGCACCGCTTCGTCGGCGACCAGCAGCACGGCCATCTCGGCGGGCGCCTCCCCGTCCCAGTCCGCTACGCTCGCCTGCGGCCCCGTGGCCGGGAAGCACCAGCTGAGGAGGCGGCCGCGGCGGGCCTTGAACGCCGCGCGGGTGAGCACGCCGATGCTCGCCTGTGCCGGCGGCCATGCCGCGGCGGCGAGCATGCGGGTCCAGCAGGCCGGATCGTACAGTTCGGGAGGAGTGCTCATGGCAGAGGGCTTTCCGGGCGTGGCGGGGCTCAGGTGTATTACTCTTCCATCCTTCCGGTCGCGGCATCTTTTCGATGGCGTTGACAGTATTTTGTATACGGTATCATGGATACCCGAACAGGGAGGTCGTCCGCGCATGCGCTCCAGCATTCCCGATTTATCCGCGTTGCGGGCAGGGTCGCGTACCGTGCTCGCGCGCTTGCTGACCCAGGTCGAAAACGCCGACGAGGCGCTCGTCCCGCTGCTCGAGCAGCTGGCGCCCTGGCTCGGCCGGGCCCAGGTGCTCGGCATCACCGGGGCGCCCGGGGCGGGCAAATCCACCCTGATCAATGCGCTGCTGGCCGAACTGCGCCGGCGCGGGCAGCGGATGGCGGTGCTCGCGATCGATCCCTCGAGCCCGGTCAGCGGCGGTGCGCTGCTCGGCGACCGGGTGCGGATGGGCGAGCATGGCGAGGACGAGCAGGTGTTCATCCGCTCGCTCGCCTCCAGGGGAGCGCTCGGTGGGCTGGCGCGTGCCGCCGAGCGGATGGTCGATGTCCTCGATGCGGCCGGTTTCGACGTGGTCATCGTCGAGACCGTGGGGGTGGGCCAGTCCGAAGTCGATATCCGCCACCTGGCCGACTGCCGGGTGGTGGTCTGTGCCCCCAGCCTCGGTGACGAGGTGCAGGCGGCCAAGGCCGGCATCCTCGAGATCGCCGACATCCTCGTGGTGAACAAGGCCGATCTGCCCCAGGCCGCGCGCACCGTGCACGACCTGCAGGCGAGCGGCGTGCTGCGCAGCGTCGATGGGTGGACGGTGGAACTCGTGCCGACGGTGGCGAGCGCGGGGCAGGGTGTGGCGGCGCTGGCCGACCTGGTCGAGCGCCACGCCCGCAGCGCCGGAGTCGGGCGGCGGCGGGCCGCCCCGGCGGCGACCGCGGATGCCGACGGCGGCGGATCGCGGCCCGCCCCGCCGGCCAGCGACGAAGCCTTGTTCGCCCAGATCGCGGACTGGCGCGCGCAGGGCCGGGGCGTGGCGCTGGCGACGGTGGTGCGCACCTGGGGGTCGTCGCCGCGCCCGGAAGGCAGCCATCTGGCCGCCGACGAGCGCTGCGAGTTCATCGGTTCGGTGTCGGGCGGCTGCATCGAGGCCGCCGTCATCGACGAAGCGCAGCGCGTGATCGCCAGCGGCGAGCCGCGCCTGCTCGAATTCGGCGTCAGCGACGAGCAGGCGTGGGAAGTCGGCCTGGCCTGCGGCGGGCGGATTCAGGTTTATGTGGAGCGGATCGGATGAAGACGAAGCTGTTCGAAGCGCTGCTGGTCGAGCGCCGGGCCCAGCGCCCGGTCGCCGTGGTGACGCGGATCGCCGATGGTGCGCAGGCCCTGGTCGGCAGCATGGGGGTGGTCGGTGAGCTGGCGCTCGCCGGCCCCCTGCTCGATGAGGTCGGGCAGCTGCTGCGCGCGGGGCGCAGCGCCATGCTGCGCCACGGCGAGGACGACGTGTTCGTGCGCAGCCACGTGTCGCAGCCACGGCTGGTGATCGTCGGTGCGGTGCACATCGCCCAGGCGCTGGCGCCGATGGCCGCGACCGCCGGCTTCGAGGTCGTGGTGGTGGATCCGCGGCGGGCGTTCGCCACCGAAAAGCGCGTGCCCGGGGTGCGCATGGTTCACGACTGGCCGGACGAGGCGCTGCGCGCCCTCGGCCTCGATGCCCGGACCGCGGTCGTGACCCTGTCGCACGACGCCAAGCTCGACGATCCGGCGCTGATCGCCGCGCTCGCCAGCGACGCCTTCTACCTCGGCGCGCTGGGCAGCACCCGCACCCACGCCAAGCGCGTCGAGCGCCTCACCGCGGCCGGCCTCGGCGACCGCCTGGGACGCATCCACGCCCCGATCGGTCTCGATCTGGGCGGGCGGGCGCCGGCGGAGATCGCCGTCTCCATCCTCGCCCAGATCCTGCTGTGCCGCTATCGCGGCGAGGCTGCGAGCGATCCGACCCGGCCACCGCGGCAGGCGGCGCAGAAGGCATCGGCGCCATGATCTTCGACGAATTCCCCCTCGCCGAGGCCGAGGGCGTGCTGCTCGCCCACTCGCTGAGAACGCCGGCAACGCGTTTCAAGAAGGGGCGCCGGCTCGATGCCGCGGATCTCGCCGTCCTTGCCGCCGCGGGCGTGGCGAAGGTCAGCGGTGCCCGCCTCGACGCGGACGAGGTCGATGAGGTCCGCGCCGCGGCCGAGATCGCCGCCCTGTTCGCCGCCGCCGATCCCTTGCTCGAGGCCCGCTCGACGCCGACCGGACGCTGCAACCTGCATGCTTCGGGGCGCGGCCTGGTGGTGGTCGAGCCGGCCCTCGTGGACCGCCTCAACAGCGTCGACGAAGGCATCACCGTGGCCACCTTGCCGCAGCACACGGCGGTGCGCCCCGGGCAGGTGGTGGCGACGGTCAAGATCATTCCCTTCGGCGTGCAGCGCGCGTCGATCGAGGCCTGCCGGCAGATCGCCGCCGCGGCGGGCCCGCTGGGTGCGGCTGC
Proteins encoded in this window:
- a CDS encoding RidA family protein; this encodes MQVLQPPGWKRPKGYSNGIIASGRTVFVAGQVGWDEQEVFRTDDLVGQIRQALTNIVAILAAGGARPEHIVRMNWFLADAAEYNTRLAEIGEVYRELIGRHFPVMMALQVAGFVEHGAKVEIEVTAMLPE
- a CDS encoding XdhC family protein, which translates into the protein MKTKLFEALLVERRAQRPVAVVTRIADGAQALVGSMGVVGELALAGPLLDEVGQLLRAGRSAMLRHGEDDVFVRSHVSQPRLVIVGAVHIAQALAPMAATAGFEVVVVDPRRAFATEKRVPGVRMVHDWPDEALRALGLDARTAVVTLSHDAKLDDPALIAALASDAFYLGALGSTRTHAKRVERLTAAGLGDRLGRIHAPIGLDLGGRAPAEIAVSILAQILLCRYRGEAASDPTRPPRQAAQKASAP
- the meaB gene encoding methylmalonyl Co-A mutase-associated GTPase MeaB, with product MRSSIPDLSALRAGSRTVLARLLTQVENADEALVPLLEQLAPWLGRAQVLGITGAPGAGKSTLINALLAELRRRGQRMAVLAIDPSSPVSGGALLGDRVRMGEHGEDEQVFIRSLASRGALGGLARAAERMVDVLDAAGFDVVIVETVGVGQSEVDIRHLADCRVVVCAPSLGDEVQAAKAGILEIADILVVNKADLPQAARTVHDLQASGVLRSVDGWTVELVPTVASAGQGVAALADLVERHARSAGVGRRRAAPAATADADGGGSRPAPPASDEALFAQIADWRAQGRGVALATVVRTWGSSPRPEGSHLAADERCEFIGSVSGGCIEAAVIDEAQRVIASGEPRLLEFGVSDEQAWEVGLACGGRIQVYVERIG
- a CDS encoding bifunctional salicylyl-CoA 5-hydroxylase/oxidoreductase; translation: MHIVCIGGGPAGLYFAILMKKLNPAHRVRVIERNKPYDTFGWGVVFSDATMDNMRAWDGETADAIQLAFNHWGDVELRFKDKVIRSGGHGFVGIGRKQMLNILQVRCEALGVELEFEREVDTDAEFPDADLIIAADGINSRIRSKYAAIFQPDIVTRPNRYIWLGTNKLFDAFTFLFERTEHGWFQAHVYKFDGQTTTFIVECPEAVWKAHGLDGAGQAESIAFCERLFAKHLDGHRLMSNARHLRGSAWLNFQRVKCERWYHFNGSSHVVLMGDAVHTAHFAIGSGTKLALEDAIELTRRFRDHGDAPEGIAQVLAQYQDARRIDVLRLQNAAWNAMEWFEVCGARYCERFEPEQLMYSMLTRSQRISHENLRLRDAAWLEGYERWFTARSEGAAGPEGKAPPPMFTPFRLRTLALANRVVVSPMAMYSAEDGTVGDFHLVHFGARALGGAGLLYTEMTCVAPDARITPGCAGLYKAEHVAAWKRIVDFVHAQSPAKIGIQLGHAGRKGATKRAWEGIDEPLEDGGWALLSASPLPYLAHSQTPRAMTREDMERVGADFVRAARMADAAGFDILELHCAHGYLLSSFLSPLTNRRDDDYGGSVENRARYPLEVFAAIRAVWPAGKPMAVRLSCHDWAPGGNTADEAVAIARLFKAAGADLIDCSSGQVVPDASPVYGRMYQTPFADRIRNELEMPTMAVGAIYDADHVNSIVAAGRADLCAIARPHLADPAWTLHAAAQIGHAGIAWPKPYQSARSQYETNLRRERPPG
- a CDS encoding cysteine protease is translated as MIFHNPAGAPELACDQCGCRWFDRISGACYECGTSVPAAAVAEFERALEAFAATRAAVRQHTAHD